In Pseudomonas leptonychotis, the sequence CAACTTCGTGATACAGGCCCCGGTCACGCGCTTTGTTTAGCTCATGAATCAAGCCGACTGCTTCACCAAAGTTGCCTTGTTCCAGGCTGTCTACCAGTTGGCGAGCGTTGTGTTTCAGAGTCGACTCAAGGTCACCCTGAACGGAATCTTTATGTTCCATAGCACCCTCATGGCAAACATCAGCCGTTGACTCGCTCGAAGATCTTTTCAATCTTTTCTTTCAGCACTTGGGCAGTAAACGGCTTTACGACATAACCGTTAACCCCCGCCTGAGCTGCTTCGATGATCTGATCGCGCTTGGCTTCTGCCGTCACCATCAATACCGGCAGCGTTTTCAGGCGCTCATCTGCACGCACCGCGCGCAGCAGATCGATACCGGTCATGCCTGGCATATTCCAGTCAGTCACCAGAAAATCGAAACTGCCGCTTTGCAGCATGGGCAGTGCGGTGACGCCATCATCGGCTTCCGCAGTGTTGGTGAACCCCAAGTCACGCAGGAGGTTCTTGATGATCCGTCGCATCGTTGAAAAGTCATCAACGATGAGGATTTTCATGTTCTTGTCCAAGTCGACCTCCGTACAGTCCCAAACGCACCCAGCAACCTGTGTGCGCCTTTAATCGTGAAACCGGCCCAACGTTAGCGAATGCCGTTCAATGTGCGCGCCACTCGCCCAAACGAGCGCGTAAACGAGCGGCACACTGACTGTGTAGTTGGCTTACGCGCGATTCGCTAACCCCCAACACTGCGCCGATCTCTTTAAGGTTCAATTCTTCATCGTAATATAGCGCTAACACCAGACGCTCGCGCTCTGGCAGGTTGGCGATGGCATCGGCCAAGGCCACCTGAAAGCGTTCATCTTCCAGATCACGAGAAGGTTCGAGGTGGTTGCTGCCAGCGTCTTCATTCAGCCCGCCGTGCTCGCCGTCCTGCAAAAGGTCGTCAAAGCTGAACAGGCGGCTGCCTAAAGTATCGCCAAGAATGCCGTAGTAATCCTCGAGACTCAATTGGAGTTCGGCCGCAACCTCTTGATCTTTAGCGTCTCTGCCGGTTATGGCCTCTATTTTTCTAATCGCGTCACTGACCATACGGCTATTGCGATGCACAGAACGCGGCGCCCAGTCGCCTTTGCGCACCTCATCGAGCATGGAACCGCGGATGCGAATACCGGCGAATGTCTCGAAACTGGCACCTTTACTGGAGTCGTATTTTTTTGACGCTTCGAGCAGACCGATCATCCCGGCCTGGATTAAATCGTCGACCTGAACATTGGCCGGCAAACGCGCCAACAGGTGATAGGCAATGCGTTTGACCAAGGGCGCATAGCGCTCGATCAACTGGTGCTGGGAATCCTGCGCCTGCGCCTTGCTATACATACGGAATCCAGAGGCTGATGTCATATAGCCGTGTCTGCGATCGGTTGCTGCACCAGGCGCTCAACGAAAAACTCCAAATGACCGCGCGGGTTGGCCGGTAACGGCCAGGCATCGACTTTCTGGGCTATCGCTTTGAACGCCAGCGCGCACTTCGAACGCGGGAAGGCCTCGTAAACCGCGCGCTGCTTCTGCACGGCCTTGCGTACTGACTCGTCATACGGCACTGCACCAACATACTGCAAGGCAACGTCAAGAAAACGGTCAGTGACTTTAGTCAGCTTAGCAAAGAGGTTACGACCTTCCTGCGGGCTGTGGGCCATATTGGCCAAAACCCGGAAACGATTCATGCCGTGATCGCGGTTTAGCAGTTTGATCAGGGCGTAGGCGTCGGTGATGGAGGTGGGCTCATCGCAGACCACCACCAGGACTTCCTGGGCGGCACGCACGAAGCTGACGACGCCATCACCAATACCGGCTGCAGTGTCGATGATCAGCACATCGAGGTTGTCACTGATATCGCTGAAGGCCTGGATTAAACCAGCATGCTGCATGGGCGAGAGCTGCACCATGCTCTGAATACCAGACGCGGCTGGCACGATACGAATGCCGCCCGGCCCCTGCAGTAACACTTCACGCAGCTCGCACTCGCCACTGATGACATCTTCTAACGTGCGTTTGGCGCTCAGACCCAGCAACACATCGACGTTGGCCAAGCCAAGGTCAGCGTCCATCAGCATGACGCGACGCCCCAGGTCAGCCAAGGCCAAAGCCAGGTTCACCGAGACGTTCGTTTTACCGACGCCACCTTTGCCGCCGGTCACCGCAATCACCTGTACGGGATGCATACCCATAATTTCTAACACCTTGTCTAACTTCGACTGGAGCCACTTAGCCGGCTAAGTACGGTTCAAATGCCAACGCCCTGGCGCTTAACTGACGCGTCGTGTGGGTTGCTGGTATAGGCCGGCAAACATCTCCGCCATCGTATCCTCGCTTGGATCTTGGGTCGCCTGCAGCCCTACGGCTCGGCTGACCAGCTGATGGCTGCGTGGAATCTGCAGATCATCAGGAATACGTGGCCCATCAGCGAGATAGGCTACCGGTAGACGCTGGCTAATAGCCAGTCCTAAAACCTCACCCAGGCTGGTGGCTTCATCTGCCTTGGTGACGATACAGCCCACCAAGCCGCAGCGCTTATAACTATGGTAGGCGGCTTTCAGCACTTGACCCTGACTGGTGGCCGCCATGACCAGATAATTTTTTGCGTTGACGCCACGACTGGCCAGCGTTTCCAGCTGCATGCGCAGGGCTGGGTCATTGGCAGGTAAGCCCGCGGTGTCAATCAACACTACACGCTTACGCGCCAGCGGAGCCAAAGCCTGAGTGAGTGACTGCCCAGGATCGACCAGGGTTACCGGGACATTAAGAATGCGCCCCAGGGTTTTGAGTTGCTCCTGGGCGCCGATTCGGTAACTGTCCAAGCTGATAAGAGCGATATGCTGCGCGCCGTACTTGAGTACATAGCGTGCGGCCAGCTTGGCCAGCGTGGTGGTCTTGCCCATACCTGCCGGGCCGACCAAGGCGATTACGCCGCCCTCTTCCATCGGTTCCTGCTTCGGTGTCTTGATCGCATGGGCCAAATGTGCCAACAGCATGCGCCAGGCCTGACGCGGCTCAGCAATATTGGCGACACGCTCAAGTAGCGCTTTGGACAGCTCGGCCGACAAGCCCATCCGCTGCAGGCGGCGCCATAGATTGGCTTGCTGCGGACGGCGGCTCTGCAGCTGGCCCCAGGCAATCGAGCCCAGCTGCACTTCAATCAACTCGCGCAGACCATGCAGTTCAAAGCGCATGGCATCTAGGGCGCCTTGATCACTGCCAGCAGAGGGCGTGCGCGCTGGACGCAGAGCATCAGCCAGGCTATCGGTTGGCATGCTTGCAGCCGCGCCAAACAGCTGGCGGTCTTTGCCGGCATCGAGCTGAGTGCGCGTGGTTAGCTCAGCCTGAGCCGTGGCAATTTTCGCTTGGGTCTTGCGCAACTCGGCTTCCAGCGCAGGATTGGGTTGACGAGCGGGCGCGGCGGGCACCTGATAATCCAGCGCGGCAGTCAACTCGACACCACCGGCAACCCGGCGATTGCCGATGATCGAGGCATCGGCACCCAGCTCATCACGTACCAACTTCATGGCAGTGCGCATATCGGCGGCGAAAAAGCGTTTGACCTGCATGGCCTGTAACCTCGGTTAGTTCTGCCCCACCGTCGCAACGATGGTGACTTGCTTGTTATCCGGAATTTCCTGGTATGCCAGTACATGGATACTCGGAACCGCCAGCCGCGCGAATCGCGAGAGCATCGCCCGGACCGGACCGGCCACCAGCAGAATCACTGGCTTGCCGAGCATCTCCTGGCGCTGCGCCGCTTCCACCAGGGAACGCTGCAGCTTCTCAGCCATGCCCGGCTCCAGGA encodes:
- a CDS encoding chemotaxis response regulator CheY yields the protein MKILIVDDFSTMRRIIKNLLRDLGFTNTAEADDGVTALPMLQSGSFDFLVTDWNMPGMTGIDLLRAVRADERLKTLPVLMVTAEAKRDQIIEAAQAGVNGYVVKPFTAQVLKEKIEKIFERVNG
- the fliA gene encoding RNA polymerase sigma factor FliA: MTSASGFRMYSKAQAQDSQHQLIERYAPLVKRIAYHLLARLPANVQVDDLIQAGMIGLLEASKKYDSSKGASFETFAGIRIRGSMLDEVRKGDWAPRSVHRNSRMVSDAIRKIEAITGRDAKDQEVAAELQLSLEDYYGILGDTLGSRLFSFDDLLQDGEHGGLNEDAGSNHLEPSRDLEDERFQVALADAIANLPERERLVLALYYDEELNLKEIGAVLGVSESRVSQLHSQCAARLRARLGEWRAH
- the fleN gene encoding flagellar synthesis regulator FleN — encoded protein: MGMHPVQVIAVTGGKGGVGKTNVSVNLALALADLGRRVMLMDADLGLANVDVLLGLSAKRTLEDVISGECELREVLLQGPGGIRIVPAASGIQSMVQLSPMQHAGLIQAFSDISDNLDVLIIDTAAGIGDGVVSFVRAAQEVLVVVCDEPTSITDAYALIKLLNRDHGMNRFRVLANMAHSPQEGRNLFAKLTKVTDRFLDVALQYVGAVPYDESVRKAVQKQRAVYEAFPRSKCALAFKAIAQKVDAWPLPANPRGHLEFFVERLVQQPIADTAI
- the flhF gene encoding flagellar biosynthesis protein FlhF, whose amino-acid sequence is MQVKRFFAADMRTAMKLVRDELGADASIIGNRRVAGGVELTAALDYQVPAAPARQPNPALEAELRKTQAKIATAQAELTTRTQLDAGKDRQLFGAAASMPTDSLADALRPARTPSAGSDQGALDAMRFELHGLRELIEVQLGSIAWGQLQSRRPQQANLWRRLQRMGLSAELSKALLERVANIAEPRQAWRMLLAHLAHAIKTPKQEPMEEGGVIALVGPAGMGKTTTLAKLAARYVLKYGAQHIALISLDSYRIGAQEQLKTLGRILNVPVTLVDPGQSLTQALAPLARKRVVLIDTAGLPANDPALRMQLETLASRGVNAKNYLVMAATSQGQVLKAAYHSYKRCGLVGCIVTKADEATSLGEVLGLAISQRLPVAYLADGPRIPDDLQIPRSHQLVSRAVGLQATQDPSEDTMAEMFAGLYQQPTRRVS